The Triticum aestivum cultivar Chinese Spring chromosome 7B, IWGSC CS RefSeq v2.1, whole genome shotgun sequence genome window below encodes:
- the LOC123156897 gene encoding uncharacterized protein: MALHCYINGRHCIVEGVHWGLESMAYDMVCYVHLASGGSGSQDDGRGSSARVSNDKCVCCQPVKVGSAKPCSSSPRLTLRDGHYHLRLHNSGDMSIFMEFWVIVRCCVAIKLD, translated from the exons ATGGCATTGCATTGTTACATCAATG GAAGACATTGCATTGTTGAAGGAGTCCATTGGGGACTGGAGTCGATGGCCTACGACATGG TGTGCTATGTGCATCTTGCTAGTGGCGGGAGTGGCAGCCAAGATGATGGGCGCGGGAGCAGCGCACGTGTGAGCAATGACAAGTGTGTCTGCTGCCAACCTGTGAAGGTTGGCTCTGCCAAACCCTGCTCTTCCTCTCCGAGGCTCACATTGCGCGATGGCCATTACCATCTACGACTTCACAATAGTGGTGATATGTCCATATTCATGGAATTTTGGGTGATTGTAAGGTGTTGTGTTGCCATTAAATTAGATTGA